A stretch of Halococcus sediminicola DNA encodes these proteins:
- the gfo6 gene encoding D-xylose 1-dehydrogenase Gfo6: MKLEAYLDEFNARDWEPDTEPEDGPLRMAVIGLGGFALNRALPAIKQTTQCETTVVVSGSSEKTEMVATQFEADHTLDYEEFHAGKATDAYDAVYIATPPAFHLEYAKTAAEYGKHVLCEKPMEATVERAERMVRVCEEAGVTLMIAYRLQTEPAVRRLRELIQDGFIGEPVYLHGQFSSKILDNDRTDDVWRVDPDVAGGGALMDLGVYPLNTSRFLLGTDPVAVQARTATPHEEFNGVDEHVSFQLSFPDEVTGSFTASFNAHRDSRLQVVGTEGRVLIESAFGAMVNRDNVIERGDMHTEFTGPYVNEVVEEFEYFATKVLTETSPEPDGSHGLTDLEVMTEAYESAETGSWVTLR; the protein is encoded by the coding sequence ATGAAACTGGAAGCGTATCTCGATGAGTTCAACGCACGTGACTGGGAACCCGACACCGAACCTGAGGATGGACCGCTTCGGATGGCTGTCATCGGACTTGGTGGATTCGCTCTGAATCGAGCGCTCCCCGCGATCAAGCAAACGACTCAGTGTGAAACAACAGTCGTCGTGAGCGGTTCATCGGAGAAGACCGAGATGGTTGCGACGCAATTCGAAGCTGACCACACTCTCGACTACGAGGAGTTTCACGCAGGGAAAGCAACTGACGCTTACGACGCGGTGTATATCGCTACCCCGCCTGCGTTCCACCTCGAGTATGCCAAAACTGCCGCCGAGTACGGAAAGCATGTTCTGTGTGAGAAGCCGATGGAGGCTACCGTCGAGCGCGCCGAGCGGATGGTTCGTGTCTGCGAGGAAGCGGGTGTGACGCTGATGATCGCGTATCGGCTGCAGACCGAACCGGCCGTGCGTCGGCTTCGCGAGCTGATACAGGATGGGTTCATTGGCGAACCCGTGTATCTCCACGGCCAGTTCTCATCAAAGATTCTTGATAACGACCGCACGGATGACGTCTGGCGTGTCGATCCCGACGTTGCAGGTGGTGGAGCGCTGATGGACCTCGGAGTCTATCCGCTGAACACGAGTCGGTTTCTCTTGGGAACGGATCCGGTCGCCGTACAGGCGAGAACGGCGACACCCCATGAGGAGTTCAATGGCGTCGACGAACACGTCTCGTTTCAGCTTTCGTTTCCTGACGAGGTGACCGGGTCGTTCACGGCGAGTTTCAACGCCCATCGGGACAGTCGGTTGCAGGTGGTTGGCACTGAGGGACGCGTTTTGATCGAGTCGGCGTTCGGTGCGATGGTCAACCGCGACAACGTCATCGAGCGGGGCGACATGCACACCGAATTCACAGGCCCGTACGTCAACGAGGTCGTCGAAGAGTTCGAATACTTCGCAACGAAGGTATTGACTGAAACAAGTCCGGAACCGGATGGTTCGCACGGGCTCACGGATCTCGAAGTGATGACCGAGGCGTACGAGTCGGCAGAGACAGGTTCATGGGTCACGCTTCGCTGA
- a CDS encoding DUF7260 family protein → MEAIADTTVTQQIEAAVAALDDERERLEAERAAFAQFRKRVTAMDVHAPPSPAITRVKSAIMGASETTSSPEQVKHVRNAYRETVMSVPHYEEDYNQSLDDDLAEEFSPELASALATTNSLTPPVHQTLLTGCQKAVESRTTLLSAFDREADDLQQMRDTLEAMNSTLTEMNQRPLTAWSTNEVISTYERLSEFQTQCDDHAAERQAALHSQRIPGPSHTDEELNKYLYESLSVTYPVLADLAELSSHLHTARQRLEQALITR, encoded by the coding sequence ATGGAAGCAATAGCCGATACCACGGTCACACAACAGATAGAAGCGGCAGTAGCCGCGCTCGATGACGAACGCGAGCGCCTCGAAGCTGAACGAGCCGCCTTCGCTCAGTTTCGCAAGCGCGTTACTGCCATGGACGTACACGCACCTCCCTCTCCCGCGATAACGAGAGTCAAAAGCGCGATCATGGGTGCTTCTGAAACGACGTCTTCCCCAGAACAGGTCAAGCACGTACGGAACGCCTACCGTGAGACAGTCATGAGCGTGCCTCACTACGAAGAAGACTACAATCAATCGCTCGACGATGACCTTGCCGAAGAATTCAGCCCGGAACTTGCTAGTGCGCTCGCCACTACTAACTCTCTTACACCTCCGGTTCATCAAACGCTTCTCACAGGATGTCAGAAAGCCGTCGAAAGTCGCACAACGCTGCTCAGCGCATTCGACCGCGAAGCCGACGATCTTCAACAGATGCGTGACACGCTCGAAGCAATGAACAGTACCCTCACCGAGATGAATCAGCGGCCTCTCACAGCCTGGTCGACAAATGAAGTCATCTCTACCTACGAGCGTCTGTCCGAGTTCCAAACACAGTGTGACGACCATGCAGCCGAACGCCAAGCAGCGCTCCACAGCCAACGCATCCCTGGACCGAGCCACACCGACGAAGAACTCAATAAGTACCTCTACGAATCGCTGTCAGTCACATATCCTGTTCTGGCCGATCTTGCGGAGCTCTCCTCACACCTTCACACGGCTCGTCAGCGCCTCGAACAGGCGCTTATCACGCGGTAG